A single window of Vibrio gazogenes DNA harbors:
- a CDS encoding 2OG-Fe dioxygenase family protein, whose amino-acid sequence MIHGHENTLHITHLSDTAIHQLAPSFQQLPHTAHADGQYRLRRYSVVQFINGQVVETDKHDFTQSSHYNPFQGDIKRQFEPVLQETLMSEGLQEMCSLFVETNGLPDGQIIDVHQMRIASVFDETMVSPEGVHQDGYDYIAMVGIDRHNIVGGELMLYQDHHAAPFFRKVLEDGEVAMVADSALWHNATPIRAIEHGEEGHMDVFVLTAKDGNHEFHA is encoded by the coding sequence ATGATTCATGGACATGAGAATACACTGCATATTACCCATCTGAGTGATACCGCTATCCATCAACTGGCACCTTCGTTTCAACAACTCCCTCACACGGCTCATGCTGACGGACAATATCGACTGAGGCGTTATTCGGTGGTTCAGTTCATCAATGGACAGGTTGTTGAAACCGATAAACATGATTTCACCCAATCCAGTCACTATAACCCGTTTCAGGGGGATATTAAGCGACAGTTTGAGCCGGTGTTGCAAGAAACACTCATGAGTGAAGGGTTGCAGGAGATGTGTTCATTGTTTGTCGAAACGAATGGATTACCTGACGGGCAAATTATCGATGTTCATCAGATGCGGATTGCATCGGTTTTTGATGAAACGATGGTGTCACCGGAAGGGGTTCATCAGGATGGCTATGACTACATCGCGATGGTTGGTATTGATCGCCATAATATTGTCGGTGGTGAACTGATGCTCTATCAGGATCATCATGCGGCGCCGTTTTTCCGCAAAGTGCTGGAAGATGGTGAAGTCGCAATGGTGGCGGATAGTGCATTATGGCATAACGCAACACCGATCCGCGCAATAGAACATGGTGAAGAAGGGCATATGGACGTGTTTGTACTCACCGCAAAGGATGGCAACCATGAATTTCACGCCTGA
- the cydD gene encoding heme ABC transporter permease/ATP-binding protein CydD, translating into MDKNKQRSLNHWLRQQSKLAKRWLMLAVGLGVLSSIFLLFQAALLASILHQLIIEQTAKTDLIPHFLGLAAIIAVRAGLSWGREIAGFKCGEQIRIYIRQLILDKLREMGPAYIKGKPAGSWATLVLEQVENMHDFFARYLPQMSLSVLIPFVILIVVFPVNWAAGLIFLLTAPLVPLFMALVGIKAAEAAQKNFKALQRLSGHFYDRLQAMTTIRMFDRTQSEAEHLRAASEVFRMRTMDVLRIAFLSSAVLEFFTSVSIALTAVYFGFSFIGEMNFGYYGTEITLFTGLFVLILAPEFYQPLRDLGTFYHAKQQAVGAAESIVEFLQIDVNEVKSGTQPVPTPEHITIEAENLEVISPEGKRLVGPISFRLNPQETTALVGPSGAGKTSLVQAILGFMPYRGKLLINGVDLHELSHEDWRQLISWVGQNPLLVHGTIRDNVTLSKRQITDEQLDNALKDSFAADFVENHGLDYLISDRSGGLSVGQAQRLALARAMLQSGSFWLLDEPTASLDARSEQLVMQGLAKQIHQHTTLLVTHQLAQLQTVDKILVMQDGKIVQSGHYQTLCHEDGLFKSMLTSNHTLQPEHQEGNLDA; encoded by the coding sequence ATGGATAAGAATAAACAACGTAGCTTAAATCACTGGCTCCGCCAACAAAGCAAGCTGGCAAAACGCTGGCTGATGCTCGCTGTCGGGCTCGGTGTCCTCTCCAGCATTTTCTTACTGTTCCAAGCGGCTTTGCTGGCCTCGATTTTACATCAGCTGATCATTGAACAGACCGCTAAAACGGATTTAATTCCTCATTTTCTGGGACTTGCAGCAATCATTGCCGTGAGAGCAGGACTGAGCTGGGGACGTGAAATTGCCGGATTCAAATGCGGCGAACAGATCAGAATCTATATCAGGCAACTGATTCTGGATAAACTCAGAGAAATGGGACCCGCCTATATTAAAGGAAAACCGGCAGGCAGTTGGGCCACACTCGTGCTCGAACAAGTCGAAAATATGCACGACTTTTTTGCCCGATACCTTCCACAGATGTCGCTGTCCGTGCTGATTCCATTTGTCATCCTCATTGTCGTGTTCCCCGTCAATTGGGCCGCTGGATTGATTTTTCTGCTGACAGCCCCTTTGGTGCCACTCTTTATGGCACTGGTCGGGATCAAAGCTGCGGAAGCGGCACAGAAAAACTTTAAAGCGCTGCAACGCCTCTCGGGACATTTCTATGACCGCCTGCAAGCGATGACCACCATTCGGATGTTCGACCGGACACAATCCGAAGCCGAACATTTGCGTGCGGCATCCGAAGTTTTTCGGATGCGAACCATGGACGTGCTGAGAATCGCTTTTCTTTCCTCGGCAGTGCTGGAATTTTTTACCTCGGTTTCCATTGCCCTCACCGCGGTCTATTTTGGTTTCAGTTTTATCGGGGAAATGAATTTCGGTTACTACGGGACAGAAATTACTCTGTTCACCGGACTATTTGTACTGATTCTTGCGCCAGAGTTTTATCAGCCATTGCGGGATTTAGGGACTTTCTATCATGCCAAACAACAAGCCGTTGGCGCTGCCGAAAGTATTGTTGAGTTTCTTCAAATCGATGTGAATGAGGTGAAATCAGGCACACAGCCTGTCCCGACACCTGAACATATCACCATCGAAGCCGAGAATCTGGAAGTCATCAGCCCCGAAGGGAAAAGACTGGTTGGCCCGATTTCATTTCGTCTGAACCCTCAGGAAACAACAGCTTTAGTGGGTCCAAGCGGGGCCGGGAAAACCTCGCTGGTACAAGCAATTTTAGGCTTCATGCCTTATCGGGGAAAATTACTAATCAATGGTGTCGATCTCCACGAGCTCTCCCATGAAGACTGGCGACAACTGATTAGCTGGGTTGGTCAAAACCCTTTGTTGGTTCATGGCACAATTCGTGACAACGTCACTCTAAGTAAACGTCAAATTACCGATGAGCAACTCGACAATGCCCTCAAAGATTCTTTTGCGGCTGACTTTGTCGAAAATCATGGTCTGGACTATCTGATCAGCGACCGCTCCGGTGGTCTGTCCGTTGGTCAGGCTCAACGCCTTGCCCTCGCCCGGGCCATGTTGCAAAGCGGTTCATTCTGGTTGCTGGACGAACCGACCGCCAGTCTTGATGCCAGAAGTGAACAGTTGGTCATGCAAGGATTGGCAAAACAGATCCATCAGCACACCACATTACTGGTCACGCATCAACTTGCTCAACTCCAGACAGTCGATAAGATTCTGGTGATGCAAGACGGGAAAATTGTCCAGTCAGGTCATTATCAGACCCTCTGCCATGAAGATGGCTTGTTTAAATCCATGTTGACATCCAACCATACACTGCAACCTGAACATCAGGAGGGGAATCTCGATGCGTGA
- a CDS encoding aminodeoxychorismate/anthranilate synthase component II, which yields MANLIFIDNFDSFTYNLVDQFRSLGHQVTIYRNNIETAQIMATIDRTENPVVVLSPGPGAPSEAGCMPELLQQLIGQIPVIGICLGHQAIVEAYGGRVAGAGEIVHGKVSLMAHQGHTVYQGLPSPMTVARYHSLIALEIPEALTVTAEVDGLTMSVIHEQHKVCGFQFHPESIMTTHGAKLLANTIEWALQEN from the coding sequence ATGGCTAATCTTATCTTTATCGACAATTTTGATTCATTTACTTACAACCTTGTCGATCAGTTTCGTTCACTCGGACATCAGGTCACCATTTATCGCAATAATATCGAAACCGCGCAGATCATGGCGACGATCGACCGGACGGAAAACCCTGTCGTTGTTCTTTCTCCGGGGCCTGGCGCACCTTCCGAAGCAGGCTGTATGCCGGAACTGTTACAACAACTCATCGGTCAGATACCGGTCATTGGTATCTGTTTGGGTCATCAGGCAATTGTTGAAGCCTACGGTGGCCGGGTTGCAGGCGCAGGTGAAATCGTTCACGGCAAAGTCTCGCTCATGGCGCATCAAGGGCATACCGTTTATCAGGGATTACCGTCACCGATGACCGTTGCCAGATATCACTCTTTGATTGCTTTAGAGATACCGGAAGCATTGACCGTGACCGCTGAAGTGGATGGTTTAACCATGTCGGTCATTCATGAACAGCACAAAGTCTGTGGATTTCAATTCCATCCGGAATCGATCATGACCACTCATGGCGCGAAATTACTGGCCAATACAATTGAATGGGCGCTTCAAGAGAACTAA
- a CDS encoding anthranilate synthase component 1, translated as MNNTIDITQLGTLRLLSETLPYSADPTAVFHTLCGHKSDCLLLESAEIDSKEDLKSLLLIDAAVRVICFGHEVTFHALTTNGEHLIHHLARNIKPDIAATLTEQTLTLHFDAPRTGLDEDSRLQESSSFDALRLIQHSFDLTGLDKHAIFLGGLFAYDLVANFEPLGNAETTNQCPDYVFYVAESLMIIDHQNGSCHVQGSLFNPDEQTTETLSQRLKSIVHQCQDIQPLPSAVVCHDMTVSPSMSDAEFCGVVDNLKQYIVQGDIFQVVPSRRFILPCPSPLAAYKKLKETNPSPYMFYIQDEKFTLFGASPESALKYASDTNQIEIYPIAGTRPRGKNPDGSINFDLDGRLELDLRNDKKENAEHMMLVDLARNDVARISEAGTRHLADLLKTDRYSHVMHLVSRVVGQLRHDLDALHAYQACMNMGTLTGAPKIRAMQLIRSVEQERRGSYGGAVGYMTGEGDLDTCIVIRSAYIENGMASVQAGAGVVYDSDPQAEADETRGKAQAVIAAIQMAHQAPDRSVQGEKRHG; from the coding sequence ATGAATAACACCATTGATATCACTCAGCTCGGTACACTGCGTCTTCTATCAGAAACCTTACCCTATTCCGCAGACCCGACCGCAGTATTTCATACTTTATGTGGTCATAAGAGTGATTGCCTGTTGCTTGAATCAGCAGAGATTGATTCGAAAGAGGATTTGAAAAGTCTGCTTCTTATTGATGCTGCAGTTCGCGTGATTTGCTTTGGACATGAAGTGACGTTTCATGCACTGACGACTAACGGAGAACACCTGATTCATCATCTGGCCCGGAACATCAAACCCGACATTGCCGCAACACTGACCGAACAGACACTGACCCTTCACTTCGATGCACCGCGAACAGGACTTGATGAAGACAGTCGCTTGCAAGAATCTTCCTCATTTGATGCACTGCGTTTGATTCAGCATAGTTTTGATCTGACCGGACTTGATAAACATGCCATTTTCTTAGGTGGGCTGTTTGCTTACGACCTCGTTGCCAACTTTGAACCGCTGGGCAATGCTGAAACCACCAATCAGTGCCCTGACTATGTATTTTATGTGGCCGAATCGTTGATGATCATCGACCACCAGAATGGCAGTTGTCATGTTCAGGGCTCACTGTTTAACCCGGATGAACAGACCACTGAAACGCTATCACAGCGCCTGAAGTCAATTGTGCATCAGTGTCAGGACATCCAGCCACTCCCATCCGCTGTGGTATGTCATGATATGACAGTGTCTCCTTCGATGAGTGATGCGGAATTTTGTGGTGTGGTGGACAATCTGAAACAATATATTGTTCAAGGCGATATTTTTCAGGTTGTCCCTTCACGGCGTTTCATTCTGCCATGCCCGTCCCCGTTAGCCGCTTATAAAAAACTGAAAGAAACCAATCCAAGTCCTTATATGTTTTATATTCAGGATGAAAAATTTACGCTGTTTGGCGCGTCTCCGGAAAGCGCACTCAAATATGCCAGTGATACCAACCAAATTGAAATTTATCCTATCGCTGGGACTCGCCCACGCGGGAAAAATCCAGACGGTTCAATCAATTTCGATCTCGACGGCCGACTGGAATTGGATCTTCGCAATGATAAAAAAGAAAACGCAGAACATATGATGCTGGTTGATTTAGCCCGTAATGATGTCGCCAGAATCTCCGAAGCCGGTACGCGCCATCTTGCAGATCTTCTGAAAACGGACCGTTACAGCCATGTCATGCATTTGGTTTCCCGGGTCGTCGGCCAGCTAAGACATGACTTGGACGCGCTACACGCCTATCAGGCTTGTATGAATATGGGAACATTGACAGGCGCCCCGAAGATCCGGGCCATGCAATTAATCCGGTCAGTTGAACAAGAGCGCCGGGGCAGCTACGGTGGCGCGGTCGGTTATATGACAGGTGAAGGTGATCTGGACACGTGTATCGTGATTCGTTCAGCCTATATCGAAAATGGAATGGCCAGTGTTCAGGCTGGTGCCGGTGTCGTCTATGACTCTGACCCACAGGCAGAAGCAGATGAAACCAGAGGCAAAGCCCAAGCCGTCATTGCTGCGATTCAGATGGCTCATCAGGCACCAGACCGCTCAGTTCAGGGAGAAAAACGTCATGGCTAA
- the rluB gene encoding 23S rRNA pseudouridine(2605) synthase RluB, producing the protein MSEKLQKVLARAGHGSRRELETLIRSGRVSVNGKVAVLGERLEDESAVIRIDGHVVSMKADEELVCRVLAYYKPEGELCTRHDPEGRRTVFDRLPKIRGSRWISVGRLDANTSGLLLFTTDGELANRLMHPSRQVEREYLVRVFGEINEQKIKNLVRGVELEDGVARFEDVVYAGGEGMNHTFYVVINEGRNREVRRLWESQDTTVSRLKRVRYGDIFLDKALPRGGWVELSLSEVNYLRKLVELRPEQRTMIDVSKDNTSRKRERARSQKIRRAVKRHEERISTPKGRGQRSQKVAPQAKSKGRQR; encoded by the coding sequence ATGAGCGAAAAGTTACAAAAGGTTTTAGCACGCGCAGGTCACGGCTCTCGTCGTGAGTTGGAAACGTTGATTCGGAGCGGGCGCGTCAGTGTTAATGGCAAGGTAGCTGTTTTGGGTGAGCGCTTAGAAGATGAAAGTGCCGTGATTCGGATTGACGGGCATGTTGTCTCAATGAAAGCCGATGAAGAATTGGTTTGCCGGGTGCTCGCTTACTATAAGCCTGAAGGGGAATTATGTACGCGTCATGATCCTGAAGGGCGAAGAACTGTTTTTGACCGATTGCCGAAAATCCGGGGTTCACGCTGGATTTCAGTTGGTCGTCTGGATGCAAATACGTCCGGACTATTGTTATTTACGACGGATGGCGAACTTGCCAATCGGCTGATGCATCCAAGCCGTCAGGTCGAACGTGAATACTTAGTTCGTGTGTTCGGTGAAATTAACGAACAGAAGATCAAAAATCTCGTCCGTGGTGTTGAGCTGGAAGATGGGGTCGCTCGTTTCGAAGACGTGGTGTACGCTGGCGGTGAAGGGATGAATCACACATTTTATGTGGTCATCAACGAAGGACGAAACCGTGAAGTCCGCCGTTTGTGGGAGTCTCAGGACACGACGGTGAGCCGGCTCAAACGCGTTCGTTACGGCGATATCTTTTTAGATAAGGCGTTGCCTCGCGGCGGGTGGGTTGAGCTTAGTCTGTCTGAAGTGAATTATTTGCGTAAACTGGTTGAATTACGGCCAGAGCAACGCACCATGATCGACGTTTCTAAAGACAACACGTCTCGTAAACGTGAAAGGGCAAGAAGCCAGAAAATTCGCCGGGCAGTCAAACGCCATGAGGAGCGGATTTCTACTCCGAAAGGAAGAGGGCAGAGAAGCCAGAAAGTGGCGCCTCAGGCTAAATCCAAAGGACGTCAACGCTAG
- the rnm gene encoding RNase RNM, which translates to MKIDLHSHTVASDGKLSPEELLLRAVSFDIDVLAITDHDCVDGLDAAHRFIEAQQLPIRLIDGIEISTVWQNKDIHIVGLNVDVASVELNDLITQQKQRRGVRATMIAARLEKVTRPGVLAEVKEIAGDAAITRAHFAQWLVAHGYAKTMQQVFKKYLTRNQPGYVPPDWCSMQDAIAAIHAAGGQAVLAHPGRYDLTTKWLKRLIEAFAEAGGDAMEVAQPQQAPQERRNLTNYALQYKLLASQGSDFHYPSPWMELGRNLWLPSDIEPVWKDWGLSVE; encoded by the coding sequence ATGAAAATAGATTTACATAGTCACACCGTTGCTTCTGATGGCAAATTATCTCCGGAGGAACTTCTGCTTCGCGCTGTTTCGTTTGATATTGATGTTCTGGCGATAACGGATCATGATTGTGTGGATGGTTTAGATGCTGCGCATCGATTTATCGAGGCCCAACAATTACCGATTCGTTTGATTGATGGCATTGAAATATCAACGGTTTGGCAAAATAAAGATATTCATATTGTCGGCTTGAATGTCGATGTCGCTTCTGTGGAATTGAATGACCTGATTACCCAGCAAAAGCAGCGTCGTGGTGTCCGTGCGACGATGATCGCAGCACGCTTGGAAAAAGTAACCCGACCGGGGGTTCTCGCGGAAGTGAAAGAAATTGCCGGTGATGCCGCGATTACCCGTGCTCATTTTGCCCAATGGCTGGTTGCGCATGGCTATGCCAAGACGATGCAGCAGGTATTTAAGAAATATTTAACCCGAAATCAGCCGGGTTACGTCCCGCCAGACTGGTGTTCTATGCAAGATGCTATCGCAGCAATTCATGCCGCAGGAGGACAAGCTGTATTGGCGCATCCGGGACGATATGACCTGACGACAAAATGGTTGAAGCGTTTGATTGAAGCATTTGCTGAGGCTGGTGGTGATGCGATGGAAGTTGCTCAGCCACAACAAGCACCTCAGGAAAGGCGCAATCTGACGAATTATGCGTTACAATACAAACTGCTAGCCTCTCAAGGTAGTGATTTCCATTATCCTTCTCCGTGGATGGAGTTAGGCCGGAATCTTTGGTTGCCTTCTGATATTGAACCTGTATGGAAAGATTGGGGCTTGTCCGTAGAGTAA
- the cydC gene encoding heme ABC transporter ATP-binding protein/permease CydC, protein MRDLLPFLKLYKKHWFGLTLGMILAFLTLCASIGLLTLSGWFLSAAAVAGLTIARQSFNYMLPSAFVRGFAIGRTAGRWGERVVSHNATFKVLADLRIFFFKKLSPLIPGRIANLRDADLLNRLVADVDAMDHVYLRLISPVMIGILGVLVLSAFLYWFDPMVGLTLGAILLVLLLSWPVLFYKLGKRNGAALTQSKANLRVTLLDWIQGYSELTIFGAEPTYRQAIMQDQQDLISRQYINTRYSGFAQALLMLASGWTLVFMLWFVANGVGQAQPDPMIAMVVFATMASFELLMPIAGAFQHLGQTLTSARRLNEVLSSEPEVTFQTEPTQHSGQFDIRFEQVNFHYPDHQQQRVLTDIDLHIPAGHKVAIVGQTGSGKSTLLQLISRYWDPNQGQVSIAGTDLKHWNEHDLRACMSIVSQRVDILNGTLRENLQIAAPDADDMAYTQVLSRVGLDKLLDEPGLDVWLGDGGRHLSGGEKRRLGIARALLHQGEILLLDEPTEGLDKQTERQIMDLLRTHYAHKTVIFITHRLIELERMDAICLIEQGQIVEYGSHDALIAQQGRYHALNQTL, encoded by the coding sequence ATGCGTGATTTGCTCCCATTTCTCAAACTCTATAAAAAGCATTGGTTTGGTCTGACGCTGGGGATGATATTGGCTTTTCTCACCCTGTGTGCCTCAATTGGGTTACTGACGTTATCCGGTTGGTTTCTTTCCGCAGCCGCAGTCGCAGGTTTAACGATAGCCCGGCAATCGTTCAACTATATGTTACCCAGTGCCTTTGTCCGCGGCTTCGCGATTGGACGAACCGCCGGACGGTGGGGAGAACGAGTCGTCAGCCACAACGCAACCTTTAAAGTGTTGGCAGATCTGCGGATTTTCTTCTTTAAGAAACTGTCACCGCTCATTCCGGGACGGATCGCCAACCTGCGTGACGCCGATCTGCTCAACCGACTGGTCGCTGATGTCGATGCCATGGATCACGTCTATCTGCGACTCATCAGCCCAGTGATGATTGGTATCTTGGGTGTATTGGTTCTTTCAGCATTCCTATACTGGTTTGACCCAATGGTTGGTCTGACACTCGGTGCTATTTTGCTGGTATTACTGCTGTCTTGGCCGGTGTTATTTTACAAACTGGGCAAACGTAACGGTGCAGCACTGACCCAAAGCAAAGCAAACCTTCGGGTCACTTTACTGGACTGGATTCAAGGCTATAGCGAACTGACAATTTTTGGTGCCGAGCCAACCTACCGTCAGGCAATTATGCAAGATCAGCAAGACCTGATCTCACGGCAATATATCAATACCCGTTATAGTGGTTTCGCACAGGCACTGCTCATGTTGGCCAGCGGCTGGACACTGGTATTCATGCTATGGTTTGTCGCCAATGGTGTTGGTCAGGCTCAGCCGGACCCGATGATCGCGATGGTTGTCTTCGCCACCATGGCTAGCTTTGAGTTATTAATGCCGATTGCTGGCGCATTTCAGCATTTAGGTCAGACACTCACCTCAGCACGACGCCTGAATGAAGTCTTATCTTCTGAACCCGAAGTAACGTTTCAAACGGAACCGACACAACACAGTGGTCAGTTCGACATCCGTTTTGAACAGGTAAATTTTCATTATCCGGACCATCAGCAACAACGCGTTCTGACTGATATTGATCTCCATATTCCGGCAGGTCATAAAGTTGCGATTGTCGGTCAGACTGGGTCCGGCAAGTCAACACTACTTCAATTGATTTCCCGCTATTGGGATCCGAACCAAGGTCAGGTATCGATTGCCGGAACCGATCTGAAACACTGGAATGAACACGATCTTCGTGCCTGTATGAGCATTGTCAGCCAACGGGTTGATATCTTAAACGGCACATTACGTGAGAATTTACAGATCGCGGCACCAGATGCTGATGATATGGCGTATACACAAGTCCTCAGTCGGGTCGGGCTGGATAAACTCCTTGATGAACCAGGATTGGATGTTTGGCTAGGTGATGGTGGTCGTCATCTTTCCGGTGGTGAAAAACGTCGTCTGGGCATTGCCAGGGCACTCCTTCATCAGGGAGAAATCCTGTTATTGGACGAACCCACTGAAGGCCTTGATAAGCAGACCGAGCGACAAATTATGGATCTGTTACGTACTCATTATGCCCACAAAACCGTGATTTTCATTACGCACCGCTTAATCGAACTGGAACGTATGGATGCGATTTGCCTGATAGAACAAGGCCAGATTGTTGAATATGGTAGCCATGACGCACTCATCGCACAGCAAGGTCGATATCATGCACTCAATCAAACGCTGTAA
- the trxB gene encoding thioredoxin-disulfide reductase — protein sequence MSNVKHSKLMILGSGPAGYTAAVYAARANLNPVLITGMQQGGQLTTTTEVENWPGDPEGLTGPGLMERMKAHAERFHTEMIFDHINEVDFTQRPFTLKGDSQTYTCDALIISTGASAKYLGLPSEEAFKGRGVSACATCDGFFYRNQKVAVVGGGNTAVEEALYLSNIASEVHLIHRRDSFRAEKILIDRLMDKVANGQIILHTDRTLEEVTGDEMGVTGVRLQDTKSDTIESLDVMGVFIAIGHQPNTEMFQDQLEMKNGYIIVQSGLEGNATQTSIAGIFAAGDVMDHNYRQAITSAGTGCMAALDAERYLDSLSE from the coding sequence ATGAGCAACGTAAAGCATTCTAAATTGATGATTCTTGGTTCCGGACCTGCCGGTTATACAGCCGCAGTTTATGCAGCTCGCGCTAATCTGAATCCTGTTCTGATTACCGGTATGCAACAAGGCGGCCAGCTCACAACCACGACTGAAGTCGAAAACTGGCCCGGTGATCCGGAAGGACTGACAGGACCGGGGTTAATGGAGCGCATGAAAGCCCACGCGGAACGTTTTCATACCGAGATGATTTTCGATCATATCAATGAAGTGGATTTTACTCAGCGGCCTTTTACGCTGAAAGGTGACAGCCAGACCTACACATGTGATGCACTGATTATCTCAACCGGCGCATCGGCTAAATACTTAGGCCTCCCTTCAGAAGAAGCATTTAAAGGACGAGGCGTCTCTGCCTGCGCGACCTGTGACGGTTTCTTTTACCGCAATCAGAAAGTCGCGGTTGTCGGGGGCGGTAATACCGCTGTTGAAGAAGCGTTGTACTTATCCAACATTGCGTCTGAAGTACATTTGATTCATCGCCGTGATAGCTTTCGTGCTGAGAAAATTCTGATCGATCGTTTAATGGACAAAGTTGCCAACGGTCAAATTATCTTACATACAGACCGTACGTTAGAAGAAGTCACCGGTGATGAAATGGGTGTCACGGGTGTGCGTCTGCAAGACACCAAATCAGACACGATTGAATCACTTGATGTGATGGGCGTATTCATTGCAATTGGTCATCAACCGAACACCGAAATGTTTCAAGATCAATTAGAAATGAAGAACGGCTATATTATCGTCCAATCCGGTCTGGAAGGTAATGCAACACAAACCAGTATTGCGGGGATTTTCGCTGCCGGAGATGTGATGGATCATAATTACCGTCAGGCAATCACTTCAGCTGGAACAGGTTGCATGGCTGCACTAGATGCAGAACGTTATCTTGATAGCCTGTCAGAATAA
- a CDS encoding L-threonylcarbamoyladenylate synthase encodes MSQYFYVHPENPQARLINQAVAIIRNGGVVVYPTDSGYALGCQLENKRALERICQIRRLDDKHNFTLLCRDLSELSLYARVDNTAFRLLRNNTPGPYTFIFKGTKEVPRRLMNPRRKTIGIRVPDNRIALDLLEALGEPLMSTSLILPGKETTESDPDEIRDSLEHAVDVILNGGYLGEQPTTVIDFSEDTMVVQRMGAGDPTPFE; translated from the coding sequence ATGAGTCAGTATTTTTATGTTCATCCAGAAAATCCACAAGCCCGATTGATCAATCAGGCTGTGGCGATTATTCGTAATGGCGGGGTTGTGGTTTATCCGACTGACTCTGGTTATGCATTGGGATGTCAATTAGAGAATAAACGAGCACTGGAACGTATCTGTCAAATCCGTCGTTTGGATGATAAACACAATTTTACGCTACTGTGCCGGGATCTGTCTGAACTTTCGCTATATGCCCGAGTGGATAATACCGCATTTCGATTATTGAGAAACAACACCCCGGGGCCTTATACCTTTATTTTTAAAGGCACCAAGGAAGTACCGAGACGGTTAATGAATCCGCGGCGAAAAACAATTGGTATCCGTGTGCCGGATAACCGAATTGCGTTGGATTTACTTGAAGCTCTCGGTGAACCACTTATGTCAACATCGTTGATCTTACCGGGGAAAGAGACCACTGAATCAGATCCGGATGAAATCCGTGATTCACTGGAGCATGCTGTGGATGTGATTTTAAATGGGGGATACCTCGGAGAGCAGCCAACAACCGTGATTGATTTCAGTGAAGATACCATGGTGGTGCAACGGATGGGAGCAGGTGACCCGACACCGTTTGAATAG